In the Haloferula helveola genome, one interval contains:
- a CDS encoding MBOAT family protein produces the protein MLFNSYTFLLLFLPITLVGFLLLRKASYRAAVVWLVLASLTYYAYWIPVPGEDWSPKWLLLILGSCVFNFLVGRGLSRRTATDSNGRKALLAIGVGANLAVLGVFKYAGLFAKTAAFLADTGIPVPQLILPLGISFFTFQQIAYLIDAARGETSEYHFTDYLLFVSFFPQLIAGPIVHHREMMPQFQRGSGVGWARHFPVGFGIFAIGLFKKVVVADPCAQIANPLFELAASDGRALTMAEAWTAGISYSLQIYFDFSGYSDMAIGAARLFGIRLPLNFHSPYKARTIIEFWRCWHMTLSRFLRDYLYIPLGGNRKGPARRYLNLFATMLLGGLWHGAGWTYVLWGGLHGAYLCVNHFWNHLRRTRGWRSLPAPAATAITFIAVVVAWIPFRAGNFELDPAGTTRDALQASGSILSSMFGLNGFEGWPDKASRVVASRDPLLILIPLLACWLLPNTQQIFRRYRPTTDPLPRATRRWWQWRPTPMFAIATVALLIAVGMNFDKVSEFIYFQF, from the coding sequence ATGCTCTTCAATTCCTACACCTTTCTGCTGCTGTTCCTGCCGATCACCCTGGTCGGCTTCCTGCTGCTACGGAAGGCATCGTATCGGGCGGCGGTCGTGTGGCTGGTGCTGGCCAGCCTGACCTACTACGCTTACTGGATTCCCGTTCCGGGAGAGGACTGGTCACCGAAGTGGTTGCTGCTGATCCTCGGATCGTGCGTGTTCAACTTCCTTGTCGGCCGGGGCCTCTCGCGGCGAACCGCGACGGACTCGAACGGACGCAAAGCGCTGCTCGCCATCGGTGTCGGCGCGAACCTCGCGGTGCTCGGCGTATTCAAGTATGCCGGCCTTTTCGCCAAGACCGCGGCGTTTCTCGCCGACACGGGCATCCCCGTCCCGCAACTGATCCTGCCGCTCGGCATCTCGTTCTTCACCTTCCAGCAGATCGCCTACCTGATCGACGCCGCGCGGGGTGAGACGTCGGAGTACCACTTCACCGACTACCTGCTCTTCGTCTCCTTCTTCCCGCAGCTGATCGCCGGACCGATCGTCCACCACCGGGAAATGATGCCGCAGTTCCAGCGCGGGTCAGGAGTCGGCTGGGCGCGACATTTTCCGGTCGGCTTCGGCATCTTCGCGATCGGGCTGTTCAAGAAGGTCGTGGTGGCGGACCCCTGCGCCCAGATCGCCAATCCGTTGTTCGAACTCGCGGCATCGGACGGCCGGGCCCTGACGATGGCCGAAGCCTGGACGGCGGGCATCTCGTACTCGCTCCAGATCTACTTCGACTTCTCCGGCTACTCGGACATGGCCATCGGCGCGGCACGCCTGTTCGGCATCCGGCTACCGCTCAATTTCCACTCTCCCTACAAGGCGCGGACCATCATCGAGTTCTGGCGCTGCTGGCACATGACACTGTCCCGCTTCCTGCGCGACTACCTCTACATCCCGCTCGGCGGAAACCGCAAAGGCCCGGCCCGGCGCTATCTCAACCTGTTCGCCACCATGCTGCTCGGCGGCCTGTGGCATGGCGCTGGTTGGACCTATGTGCTTTGGGGCGGACTCCACGGCGCCTACTTGTGCGTGAACCATTTCTGGAACCACCTGCGGCGCACTCGCGGATGGCGATCCCTCCCGGCCCCGGCGGCGACCGCCATTACCTTCATCGCGGTGGTTGTCGCGTGGATCCCGTTCCGCGCCGGAAACTTCGAACTCGATCCCGCCGGGACCACCCGCGACGCCCTGCAGGCCAGCGGATCGATCCTCTCTTCGATGTTCGGCCTCAACGGGTTCGAGGGCTGGCCCGACAAGGCGAGCCGGGTGGTGGCCAGCCGTGATCCCCTGCTGATCCTGATTCCCTTGCTCGCCTGCTGGCTTCTCCCCAACACGCAGCAGATTTTCCGGCGATACCGTCCGACGACCGACCCGCTGCCCCGCGCCACGCGCCGCTGGTGGCAGTGGCGGCCTACTCCGATGTTCGCCATCGCGACCGTCGCGCTTCTGATTGCGGTCGGCATGAACTTCGACAAGGTCAGCGAATTCATCTACTTCCAGTTCTAG